ATGGTATCAGCGATGATGGGCGGATTTGTCTTGACTGAAATTGACGAGATGGGAAAAAGTGCAATTTCCGAATTGGGCAATATGATTAGTGGTAATGCCAGTACGATTTTGTCCAGTCAGGGAATTGTCGTAGACATCACGCCTCCGCAAGTCATGAAATCGGAAAACCTGACTACTTTTGTACCTCAGCGTGCCCTTTTTATTCCGCTTACTGTGGAAGGAATCGGTG
This DNA window, taken from Paenibacillus kribbensis, encodes the following:
- a CDS encoding chemotaxis protein CheX — its product is MKAEVINPFLESARRVIEQLIQVSPSPGDLGVKNVELVDDHIWIMIGMTGQLSGNIVFGLNEQVALRMVSAMMGGFVLTEIDEMGKSAISELGNMISGNASTILSSQGIVVDITPPQVMKSENLTTFVPQRALFIPLTVEGIGEMDIQVMIS